The Chloracidobacterium sp. genomic sequence AGGATTTTAACGTCGAGATACTCGGCGTCGTCCCGGGTGCCGTCGGGCCGCATCAGGATATGATAATCGGTCGCCTGAGCGGAGCACTGGCCGAGAGGACGTTTGTCTTTGCCGGAATGTCCGGTTCGCCGGTGTACATCGACGGCAAACTCATCGGCGCGATCGCGTACAGCTTTCCGTTTGCCAAGGAACCGATCTGCGGCATTACGCCGATCGAGCAGATGATATCGATATTTGAACAGGCACCTGCGGCAAAGCCTGCCGTTGCGGCCAGCGCCGTAAAATTCTCAGATATCACCGCGTCAAGGCTGAGCTTTGACGCACCGTTGACCTTTTCGAACGCCGGGAACATTGTGTCGGGAATGGCGACCGACTCGAGGATGAGTTCGGTGGCCGGACAGACATTTGTGCCGATCGCGACGCCGATGACCTTTAGCGGAATATCTCAGACGACGCTGGACGTTTTTGCCCCGCAACTTAAGAGCATCGGCGTTATGCCCGTTGCATCGCTCGGCGGCGGTAACAAGATAACTCCGCTCAAGCCCTTTGACGAAAAAACGCTCCTCGGAGGTGATTCGATCGTTGTACAGCTTGCCCGCGGCGATATCTCGATCGCGGCCGCCGGCACCGTGACACTTCGAGACGACCGCAAGATCTATGCCTTTGGCCACCCATACTTCAGTTTAGGATCGACCGACCTGCCGATGGCAGAGTCGCACGTCGTCGTGGTCGTGCCGAATACCAACAATTCGTTCAAACTCGCTGTTGCCGACGATGCCGTGGGAGCTCTGACGCAGGATCGCGCGACCGGTATATTTGGCACGCTCGGCCAGGCGCCCAAGATGTTGCCGGTAAAACTTGCGATCGTGACCAGCCGCGGCCGTAACGAAGTTGTGAGGTTTGAGTCCTGCATCGATGATTTTCTGGCTCCGCTCGTCGTCAATGTCGGTGCACTCAATGCCATCGCGGCTCAGGAACGCGGTATGGGCGATATGACTGTCACGCTTAACGGCACTATCAGTATCCGGGGTGAGCAAAGCGTCCGGATCGAACGTCGATATACGGGCAATCAGGCGGCCGCGCTTGCGGCTGCAACGGCGGCGGTCCCGCTGGCTTTATTGTTAAAGAGTAACCTTGCGGGAATTGACGTGACCGATGTCGATCTCAACTTCTCGATCGCTGAGGGCAGCAAGGCGGCCTCGCTCGAACGTGTGGCGGTCGATCGGACGCAGGTGCGGCCGGGCGAGTCGATCACCGTGAACCTTTTTATCAGGACGGACGGCGGCAATCTGGAAACTCGTTCGGCGGTCGTCGCGATACCGGCAGATGCTCCGTCCGGCCCTTTGTCATTGATGATCGGCGACGGAGCGTCGATACAAGAAAATGCTGCGATCAAGCAGTTTACGCCAATATCGGCGGCCGAACTTATCAGGACGATCAACCTCGCAAAGCGGTCTGACCGGCTTTATGTTTACGGTTACCGAACTGTCGCGGGTGCGGTCATCGGTGCCAACGAGATGCCCAATCTGCCGCCCTCGATGCTTGCCACCATCAACAATGACCGAAGCGTCGGCGGGTCAAAGGCAGCGACTCAGCGATCCGTGATCGATCAGATGCTTGCCGATGGCGAATATCTCGTCACCGGTTCGCAGACGATCGCGATCGAGGTCATTCGATGATGCGGCAAAATGCTCTGCCGACATTGCCCGACGGAGCACGAAACTTCGTTGACCTTTCGAACGCAGATTGATATTCTGATGTGTGAATAACCTAAATAAAGTACTACACGCGGCCCGCTTTGCGGCGGAGAATCATACCGGACATTTTCGAAAGGGTTCCAAGCGTGAGCCCTATATCAATCATCCTATCGAAGTTGCGAATATGATCGCTAATGTCGGACTCGTAGATGACGAGGACATTTTGGCGGCGGCATTGCTGCACGACACGGTCGAAGATTGTGGCGTGACCGGCGACGAGATCGACGAGAAGTTTGGTGAGACAGTTACGAGTTACGTCCTTGAGGTGAGCGACGACAAGTCTCTCCCGAAACACGAACGTAAACAACTCCAGATCGAGCACGCACCTCACCTTTCCTACGGTGCTAAGGTGATCAAAATTGCGGACAAGATCAGCAATGTACGCGATGTCATTGTGAGTCCCGCCGAGGATTGGGACAAGCAGAGGCGGGTCGAATACGTGCAGTGGGCGGTCAACGTCGTCGCCGGACTTCGCGGGGCAAACGATCAACTTGACGAGCTTTTCGACGAGGTTGTCGCGATGGCCAATGAAAAGCTCAGCCAACTCGACTGATCAGGCGGTGACATCGCCCTCGACCCAGTGTTCGCCGTGGGCATAGACCTCTTTCTTAAATATCGGGACAGTACGTTTGAGTTCGACGATGAGCCATTCGCAGGCGACAAATGCCGCTTTGCGGTGCGGTGAGGCGACCGATATGACGACGCTTGTCTCGCCGATCTCGAGCTTGCCGAGACGGTGGACTATCCCGACGTTTGAGATCTCAAATCGATCTTTGGCGGCCGTTACGAGCTTCTGCATTTCTTTCAAAGCCATCGGCTCATAAGCCTCGTATTCGAGATACTCGGTCTCGCGAACCACGCCGTTAGCTTTATCCCTGGTAAATCGTCTGGCGTATCCGTCTAACGTCACCGTCGCTCCACACTCAGGCGGTACGACGCGTCGCGATACTGCGGTGATGTCGAGGGGATCGGTTGTCAGTTCGAAAAAGTCCATTTTAGAATTATCCACCCGAAACTGCGGTGAAGATCGCAAGTTCGTCCCCATCATGAACGATCTCTTTGCCGGTGGCGTAATTTTGATTCAAAGCATAATGCAGTTTGTATCCGCTCAATTTTGGGAACTCGTCTTTGATCCGGTCGAAGACAGTTTTAGACGTCTCGCCATCCGGCAGAGACTTTTCCAGGCTACGCTGTCCGACGACGTCCGCAGTAGCACCAAAAAAACGAAAAATCACTCTCATTAAACACCAATTCCAAAGGTCGAACCAGAGTATTTGGGAAGATCGCAACTACGACATTTAGCCAAAAATATAGGGCTGGTGACCCAAAACGAGTAAGTAAAGAATCGATTATGACATCTTGGGCAATTCCAAGTGTTAAATCGTCCGACCGCCCATAAATAGATTACAGCCCACCCCGCAAACATTATCAACTGCAACGCTAAATGGTCTTTTAGATCATCACCAAAAAGATGCAAAACCAATGCCATGGATATGAAAATGGGAAATGCCAGAAAGAATGCCAGCAAACTGACGTTTCGGCGACGGCGATATTCTTTCCATTCCTTCTGATAAATATATCCGTCTAGCATTTCCGATTTCCAGAACTCATTTGATCGCTCCCGCGATCGGACTCGATGCCGACGCATATAGGCGTTTCGGCATACGACCGGCGCGATAGCTCAGGCGTCCGGCCCGGACGGCGTAATTCATAGCTGTTGCCATCGCAGCGGCGTCGGTCGCTTCGGCGATGGCGGTGTTCATCAATATCGCGTCCGCACCGAGTTCCATAGCGATGGCGGCATCGCTTGGGACGCCGACACCGGCATCGACGATTATGATCGCGTCCGGCAATTGCTCACGCATGATCCGCAGATTCGAAGGGTTTTGCACGCCCATTCCCGAACCTATCGGGGCGGCAAGCGGCATCACGGCCGGACAGCCGGCGGCGAGCAGCTTTTTGGCCATTATCAGGTCATCGGTGAAGTACGGCAGGACGATAAAACCTTCTTTTACCAAAACTTTGGCCGCCTCAAGCGTTTGTTCGTTGTCGGGCAAGAGCGTCACCGGATCGCCGATGACCTCGAGTTTGATCCAATCGGTTTCCAGGGCTTCGCGAGCGAGTCTGGCCGTTCGGATAGCGTGATCCGCGTCATAGCAACCCGCCGTGTTCGGCAGGATCTTCATTTTTGGGTCGAGGTGATCGAGAAATGATTCGGACGAATGGTCGAGCGGCACGCGGTTGACGGCAACGGTCACCATCTCGGCCCCGGACGCAATATGGGCGGCCTTCATATCATCGTACGAACGATACTTGCCCGTCCCGATGATCAATCGCGAAGAAAATGTGGTGCCTGCGAGTGAAAATGTGTCTGACATAGCTTTACGATAAGTTTCACGCAAAGTGAATGAGAAAGCAAAAGAAAGATCCACCACAGAGACACAGACGGCACGGAGATACTTGAACAGGATCGCAGGTGGTTCAACGACAATGGGCGTTAAAGCATTGCTTCTTATCGCATCTTTCTCTGTGCATTTGTGGCGAAATAAATACTATCCGCCGCCGACGAAGTGCACGACCTCGATGCGGTCACCTTCGTTGACGGTGGTGTTAGGCCAATCCGCGCGACGGATCACGGTCTTATTAAGTTCGATAGCGATCCGCTGATGCGGCAGTGAAAGCTGGTCGAGCAGTTCGGCCAGGGCCGTTTCGGCGGTGACATGACGCGTTTCGCCATTCAGATAGACAGTTATATTTGCCATCAGAACAATCTTCCGCTTTGATGGAGAGAATTTCAAATTTGTAAGGCGAAGTTCTCGGCCGAGAGATCAACCGGGCAGTACGACGCGTCGCAATTCGATCTCTTCGCCGTTGTGCGATGCACGCAGTAGCAAAGCCGCTCTGCCCGATGAAAAACGAGGCATCTGAAGATGGACGCTGGCCATTCCGTTCGAGTCCGTTTTAGCGTGAAAGATCACCGGCCGAAAACTGGATCCGAGGACCTTGACCATTATTTGGGCATCAGCGACCACCTTTCGCTCCGTGCCGCGGCAGATCATAAGGCTGACCGTGATGCGGTCTCCGCCCTTAAACTTTGCGTCGCCGAGAAGTTCGATACTGAGTTTCTGGTTGGCCGGGCGTTCCTTGCCGGACAGTTCGCTGACGACAGCGACTGCGTCCGCCGGCAGTAGAATGTCGTCTTCGATTATCTCGAAATCTTCAAATATCGGTGCGTCAAAGAATTCATCGACCTCAAAATCCTCGGTGACAACGGCATCAGGTAGTTCGATCGGATCGTCGACGGGCGACAAGATCGGATCATCCGGCGGCAAAATGGTGATTATACGTTGAGTTTCTACACGGGCGATCGGCGTCGGCACGATCGCGGCCTCGTGATGTATCGGGGCTGGATCGGCTGACCTGGCGGCACTCGCTTTTGCGGTCATTGCCTTTAGATCCTCAAGTCGGCCGGCCCGAATGGCGGCGCAGATCAGTGTGTGTTGTTTCTGAACGCGTTCGGCGACCGCCGTCTCATCTAACGCACCTGTGGGTAGGTCTTCGTAATTCGTTCGTTTGCTGGCGAGGATCGTGCCGCCGTCATAGACAAGCGAGATTATCTTGCGCGAAGGCAAACCTTTGTCCTCGGTCTGGACGTGATACACGACACCGTCGAACTCTATATCTGTATTAAAACCAGCTATCACAGTGTATTTTTATCCGTTTACGAAGTGGGATAATAGCGGAATTCCGGCACGGATCGCCACTCTTGAAATTAGCATATCGGCTCGTTTGCGGTCAACGAATTAGTTTGAATTCCGAGTGGCCTAAATTAGGGCAAAGCCGTCATCGGACTGCCTTGACACCTATACAGGCTTAACTTACGATTAGGTTTGTGCCAAGCGTATTAAACTGATTTAGTTTAGGCAGGAAATTTCCTGCCCGTTAGATATATTTTCAAGAGATAGGTTCAGGGGTCTAAATGTCAGAATTCAGCCTAATGGATTACGCTCCGATAGCCGTGATGTTCCTTGTCGCGGCCGGATTTGCCGTAAGCCAATTGCTCGTTACTCAATTGATCGGGCCGCGTAAGAGAACGGCGACCAAATTGATGCCGTATGAATGCGGTAAAGATCCGGTCGGATCCGCACATGATAAATACTCGGTGAAGTTTTACGCGGTTGCGGTCATATTCCTCCTGTTCGATATCGAAATCTTGTTTATGGTTCCGTTTGCCGTTGCTTTCAAAAGCCTTCTGGCGGAGCAGAACTTGACCGGTATTGCCTTCGGCACGATCGCATTTATCGAAATACTTGTATTTATTTCGACCCTGATCGTAGGCTTCATCTACGTTTGGAAAAAGGGAATTTTTGATTGGGGATTGCAGGCACGTGCCGAGGCAAGATCTCAGGCAAAGGAAATGGCACGGCGGAACCGTGAGATCAAAAGGGCGGCGTAAATAAGAAATGGGTCTCGAAAACACACTATTTGAATCATTGCCGGACGTGGTGACCGTCAAACTCGATGCAGTCGTCAATTGGGCGCGAAAGAGCAGTCTGTGGCCGGCGACCTTTGGCCTGGCGTGCTGTGCGATCGAGATGATGAATACGGTCGCGGCGCGCAATGACCTGTCGAGGTTTGGTGCCGAGACGTTTCGTGCGAGCCCGCGGCAGGCGGACGTGATGATCGTCTCAGGCCGCGTGTCGCGCAAGATGGCGCCGGTTCTACGGCGTATTTATGATCAAATGCCGGAACCGAAATGGGTGATCTCAATGGGTGCCTGTGCTACTTCCGGCGGCGTTTTTGATAATTATGCGATCGTTCAGGGAGTGGACAAGATCGTTCCGGTCGATATTTACGTCCCGGGCTGTCCGCCGCGACCCGAAATGCTGATCCACGCGATCACAATGCTTCAGGACAAGATAATGAAGGAATCGGTCAAGGATCGCCGCGACACATTTGAGACCGAATCGCGCGAGTCGATCGTGCCCGGAACGCTGCCGGTGACCGAGGGAACTGCCCTGGAAACCCAGATGGAGATCGAGGTTGCGGAGAATGCCACCTCGCGGCCGTATTCCGTGCCCTCGAAGCACGAACGGAGAAGGAGCTCGTAATGACCAAACGCTTGCTTGTTGCCCTTACGTTGCTCGCAGCACTCTGCTGTTTGCCGAGTGCGTCAGTGGGGCAGACAGGCATGCGGTTCGCCGCACCGAAGCGGCGTTTGGCGGATAACGGGCAAGGATGTTGAGGGCCTAAAGTGGCTCGGTACTATGCGGCTTGCCGCGAGCACGCCACGGTGTGCGTGCGACATATAGCGGATATATCGATTGGCGTTCCAGTGACCGCCGCAACTCGGGCCGCGAATTTTTTAATGCGTCGTTTTACTCGGGCAATGGCGGTATCACGATCGTCGGTTATCGAGTCGCGAGGGCAAGGGCGATATCGCCGCCGGGCGATACTCCGGACATCTCAGCGGACGCGGTCGCAGCATAGTCCGCGGCACTTGGGGCGGTCAGGACGTTATCGCGGGTAAATGGTCGGCCAAGTGGTCGAGGTCAAGGTAGGGAATAGTTGCTATGGCATCTCTTTTTGGATTTTGTCGAAAGATCAAGGGTAAGAACGGCGAATGGGTTTTGGCAGTGGTCGAGGCTCACGGCGAGGTCACGGTCATTGTGCCCCGCGAGTCAGTTGTCGATATTTGCGAATTTCTCCGTGATGAAAGCGGATTTGATATGCTCGCAGACCTTTGCGGAGCAGATCGCGGACCGGAAGAAGAACCGCGATTTGAGGTCAATTACCATCTTTTCGGCACCGAGCATCACAAGCGTCTTCGCCTTGAAAGTTTTATTAAGTGACGATGACCCGAGCGTCGAGTCGGTGACGACGGTCTGGCGAACGGCAGACTGGCACGAAGGGAGACCTATGACCTATTCGGCGTAAAATTTACCGGTCATCCGGATCTGCGGCGTATCCTGTTGCCCTCGGATTTTGACGGACACGCGTTGAGAAAGGATTATCCGTTGCGGCTATGAGCCGTACAGTATGAAATAGAACATAGTGAATCGTGAATTGTGAATAGAGCCATCGCGATCAGGTCGACTATTTACGGTTTACGATTATCGATTCACTAAAATATGAGCGTTGCAGTAGAAAATATACCCAGCCAGTTCGATGTGTTGGATACCGCACTCGAATCGCAAATGACTTTGTCGATGGGGCCGCAGCATCCGTCGACTCACGGCGTTTGCGTCTCGATCTGCGGCTCGACGGCGAGTTGGTAATAAAAGCGATACCCGATATCGGCTATCTCCATACCGGAATGGAAAAGCTCTTTGAGTACAAAAAGTACCAACAGGGCATTGTCATCACGGACCGGATGGATTACCTCAACCCGCTGGGCAATAACCTTGCTTATGTGATGGCGGCCGAAAAGCTTTTGGGCATTGAGATACCCGAACGTGCTCAGGTGATCCGCGTTTTGATGTGCGAACTCCAGCGGATCGCGTCGCATATGGTCTGGCTCGGTACGTCGTGCCTCGATATGGGGGCAATGACGCCGTTCTGGTTTACGTTCAAAGAGCGCGAAAAGATACTTAACCTGATCGAGGCGGCCTCCGGCGGACGTATGACGCCGAGTTATTTCCGTATCGGCGGACTGATGATGGATCTGCCGGCGGGATTTGATAATCGCGTAAAAGCAGTTTCTGGCGGATTTTCCGGACGCTCTTAATACGTTTGACACACTGGTCACCGGAAACACGATCTGGCAGAGCCGCACAAAAAATATCGGCATTATCTCAAGGGAAGACGCGATCGCTTGGGGATTGACCGGCCCGAGCCTACGCGGCAGCGGCGTCGACCTCGACTTGCGGCGTGATGAGCCGTATTCCGGTTACGAAACGTACGATTTCGAAGTGCCGACCGAACCTGTGGGTGACGTCTGGTCGCGATTTAAGGTACGTATGCGGAGCTGGTCGAGTCGTACAAGATCGTCCGTCAGGCGCTCGAACGCCTCAAGCCGGGCCCGATCAAAGCCGACGCACCGAAGGTCGTATTGCCGGACCGAGATGATATGCGTAAGCATATGGACTCGCTGATCCACCATTTCCTGATCGTCGCCGAGGGCTTTAACGTACCCGAAGGCGAGGTCTATCACGCGATCGAGGCGTCCAAGGCGAACTCGGCGTTTATATCGAAATCCAACGGCGGGCCAAAGCCTGAGCGAGAGTGCATTTTCGCGGGCCGAGCTTCGTCAACCTTTCGGCTTTGCCCGTAATGGCTGAGGGCGAAATGATAGCCGACGTCGTCGCCGTGATCGGCAGCCTGGACATCGTGCTTGGGGGATCGATCGATAGATAATTATGGCAGCAGCAACTCCAACAAGTTTTACTGACAAAATTCTCGTTACCGACGAGATGGCCGAATTTTCGCCGGCAGTGATCGACGAGATGAAAGGCCATCTGGCCAAATACCCGGCCGACCGCCTCCGCTCGGCACTGATCCCGCTCCTTTTATCGTCCAGCGTGAGCGGATGGGTGGATAACCCGGGAGTGAACTTTCTGGCAAAGTTCGCTTGATCTGCTGGTCACTGACGTCTGGGAGACGGTTACGTTCTACTCGATGTTTGACCTGCGGCCCGTCGAGGGCGTCATCACATCCAGATCTGCAAGACGCTGTCGTGCAAGATAATGGGAGGACCGACATCACCGACCACGTCTGCAGCAAACCTCGGGATACATCCCGGCGATACGACCGAAGACGGCAAATTTACCGTCTCGCTGGTCGAGTGTCTCGGCAGTTGCGGAACGGCACCGATGATGCAGATCG encodes the following:
- a CDS encoding bifunctional (p)ppGpp synthetase/guanosine-3',5'-bis(diphosphate) 3'-pyrophosphohydrolase, translating into MNNLNKVLHAARFAAENHTGHFRKGSKREPYINHPIEVANMIANVGLVDDEDILAAALLHDTVEDCGVTGDEIDEKFGETVTSYVLEVSDDKSLPKHERKQLQIEHAPHLSYGAKVIKIADKISNVRDVIVSPAEDWDKQRRVEYVQWAVNVVAGLRGANDQLDELFDEVVAMANEKLSQLD
- a CDS encoding NAD(P)H-dependent oxidoreductase subunit E; the encoded protein is MQICKTLSCKIMGGPTSPTTSAANLGIHPGDTTEDGKFTVSLVECLGSCGTAPMMQIGFDYPRGPDDREGGQDPRRVQIITSNGVVISGVCEAFGTETIPAFSAFRREYLVDRG
- a CDS encoding NADH-quinone oxidoreductase subunit A, which codes for MSEFSLMDYAPIAVMFLVAAGFAVSQLLVTQLIGPRKRTATKLMPYECGKDPVGSAHDKYSVKFYAVAVIFLLFDIEILFMVPFAVAFKSLLAEQNLTGIAFGTIAFIEILVFISTLIVGFIYVWKKGIFDWGLQARAEARSQAKEMARRNREIKRAA
- a CDS encoding NADH-quinone oxidoreductase subunit B — protein: MGLENTLFESLPDVVTVKLDAVVNWARKSSLWPATFGLACCAIEMMNTVAARNDLSRFGAETFRASPRQADVMIVSGRVSRKMAPVLRRIYDQMPEPKWVISMGACATSGGVFDNYAIVQGVDKIVPVDIYVPGCPPRPEMLIHAITMLQDKIMKESVKDRRDTFETESRESIVPGTLPVTEGTALETQMEIEVAENATSRPYSVPSKHERRRSS
- a CDS encoding molybdenum cofactor biosynthesis protein MoaE, giving the protein MDFFELTTDPLDITAVSRRVVPPECGATVTLDGYARRFTRDKANGVVRETEYLEYEAYEPMALKEMQKLVTAAKDRFEISNVGIVHRLGKLEIGETSVVISVASPHRKAAFVACEWLIVELKRTVPIFKKEVYAHGEHWVEGDVTA
- a CDS encoding thiazole synthase, coding for MSDTFSLAGTTFSSRLIIGTGKYRSYDDMKAAHIASGAEMVTVAVNRVPLDHSSESFLDHLDPKMKILPNTAGCYDADHAIRTARLAREALETDWIKLEVIGDPVTLLPDNEQTLEAAKVLVKEGFIVLPYFTDDLIMAKKLLAAGCPAVMPLAAPIGSGMGVQNPSNLRIMREQLPDAIIIVDAGVGVPSDAAIAMELGADAILMNTAIAEATDAAAMATAMNYAVRAGRLSYRAGRMPKRLYASASSPIAGAIK
- a CDS encoding MoaD/ThiS family protein, with the translated sequence MRVIFRFFGATADVVGQRSLEKSLPDGETSKTVFDRIKDEFPKLSGYKLHYALNQNYATGKEIVHDGDELAIFTAVSGG
- the thiS gene encoding sulfur carrier protein ThiS, which codes for MTVYLNGETRHVTAETALAELLDQLSLPHQRIAIELNKTVIRRADWPNTTVNEGDRIEVVHFVGGG